The DNA segment CGATCCTCAACCTCAGAACGACACCGACGAGGGGGGCCCGCGGGATGTGGCCGGGGAGTTCTGCGAGCTTTTTGATGCGATGGGGCTCTATGAGGTGGGCATGCGCACGTTGCGCATCGATGAGAACCACCTGATGGAGGTTTATTATCCGGCGATCGATGACAGCCCGATGCAGAGGGTCGCCGTCGATGTACGCGAGCAGATGCCGGACGACCTGCAGGCGGTGTTGACCGACCCGGGGTGGCGCTGGATGCTGGAGGCGCGCCATGATGCTTACAACCATCGCGACGGCGGGTTCGGGGTGGTGCTTTTTGCGCACGGGCCTGGGGGCTTTGCCGGGCAGTCGGCCGATATCCTGGTGCAGATGGCCAGCCACGGGCTTGTGGTCGCTGCGCCTCAGATCAGCGAGTGGGGGTTGGGCGAGGTTCTGGCCTCGGGAGCGCCGGGCGGCGATCGGGCGTTGGAGGTGATGCGCGCGGCGCGCGAGACTCTGGAGGCGGATGCAGGGCTGGGGCGCGTGATCAACGAGAATCAGGTGGTGGTCGTGGGGCACTCGGCCGGGGCGCGCGCCGCCTCGGCGATGCTTGATGATGAGGGGGTGCGCGGGGCGGTATTCTGGAATGCGTCGGCGGCAGTCGCACAGGCGCAGAAACAGGTCATGTGGATCGCTGGAGACGCCGATCTTCTGGCCACACCGGAGCGGGTTCGCGCGCGGCGCGAGGCCAGCGCGAGTCAGGGGGCGTTGGTGGAGCTTGAGGGGATGGGACATCTGAGCAGCACCCGGGTCTGTGAGCTTCTCGGGGGACCGCACGCCATGGTGGCGCGCCTTGTGGATGAAGGCGTTGATGTGCCCCCGATTGTGGCGCTCACCCTGGTGCGCTCCTGCGAGGAGACGACGCTGGAGGCGTCGCGCGCCCGGGAGGTGATCGCACATTATACCACCGCGCACGCTCTGCGCGCGCTCGGGAGGGAGGTGGCGACCGAGGCGTTGGGGCCGGAATCCGTGGCTTGTTTTGGAGATCTGCGCCTCAGTGTGGAAGGGGAGTAAGGCGAAGATCGCGTTAGGTGCCATGGCCCTTGTGGTGCGCGACTTATCGGATGCGCAGCTCGTCGGTGCGGTCCGGATCGGCGTCAGCGGCGCTGAGCAGGCCGATCTTCACCAGCACCTGGTCGACCTGCTGCGGGCGTATATAGGCCATGATGCCAAAGGTCAGGGCGCAGACCATGGCGAGCAGGTGCATCTCGGTGGTGCCCTCGGAGACGGTCCAGCCCTGGAGGCGGGCGTTGAAGGCACCGAGTACAAAGCCAATGAGACCGCCGGCCAGGGTGGCGCAGAGCGAGTAGATCACGCGTTGCTTGGCGTCGGCCGGGATCGAGTTCATGCCGAAGGAGGGGAGCTTGAAGGTGCGTCCGCCGATCTGAACGCGGCGCGCGGCCTTTTTTCCAGTGGCAGCTTGCTGCTGCGCCCGGGCAGCCTGGAAGGCCGCTGCCGGGATAAAGCCGGTAGTGTTCAGATGTGCAGCGTTATGCTGTCCGGTAGCCGGTCCCTGGTGTTGCGACACGGCGTGATGCTGGCCTGTGAAGCCCTGCTGGAGCTGTGCGGCGTGATGTTGTCCGGTAGCGGGCCCCTGCTGGAGCTGTGCGGCGTGATGCTGGCCTGTGAAGCCCTGCTGGAGCTGTGCGGCGTTATGCTGCCCGGTGGCCGGTCCCTGGTGTTGCGACACGGCGTGATGCTGGCCTGTGAAGCCCTGCTGGAGCTGTGCGGCGTGATGTTGTCCGGTAGCGGGCCCCTGGTGTTGCGACACGGCGTGATGCTGGCCTGTGAAGCCCTGCTGGAGCTGTGCGGCGTGATGTTGTCCGGTAGCGGGCCCCTGGTGTTGCGACACGGCGTGATGCTGGCCTGTGAAGCCCTGTTGGAGCTGTGCGGCGTGATGTTGTCCGGTAGCCGGTCCCTGCTGGAGATGTGCGGCGTGATGTTGTCCGGTAGCCGGTCCCTGCTGGAGATGCGCGGCGTGATGCCGACCTGTTCCCGGGTTTTGCTGTGGCACGGCGTGGTGCCGGCCTGTGCCAGCATGGTGCTGTTGTGGCGCTACGGCGTGATGTCGGCCTGTTCCCGGGCTTTGCTGCGGCACGGCGTGGTGCCGGCCTGTAAGGCTCTGCGCTGGCACCGTGGCTCCCGGCGGGAAGGTCTCCTCGGGGTCATGCTGCGCGAGGTTGGGCCCATGGCCGGGAGGCGGGGTGGGGTCCTCGGCGTGGATCATGACCGTAGACAGGCGGTCGTGGTTGGCCTGCGAGGGCAGGTCACCGGCGACATTCAGGCGCGGTTTCTGAGGGCCCGATGGGTCGGGCACGGAGGTGCGGTGCGAGCCGTCGTCCGAAGACATAGCAGGTGCTCCAGTGCAGGGAAGGGGCCAGCTGTAGGCACAACTCCTACCTTAGCGTGCCGGAGCCGCACTCACAAATCGAGCGAGCGCGTCGATGTCGACGATAAGAAGGGGGGGATTCAATGGTCGCAGCAGGCACCTTCGGCGCGCATCAAACGCTGGTTTGCCACGTGCGTGCCGACCAGAATGCCCGAGCCGAGCATGGTGAGGCCCGTTTCGGCAAACTCGAAGTGAAAGAGATCGTGCATCACGTCGTGCATAAACGCGTGCATAAAGCCGGTGGTCATCAGGATCGCGACGCCGGCGACGGCACCGACCACGATGCGAAGATCGCGGTGGACCTTAAAGCCCGGCCAGAATGCCAGCAGCGCCACGCCCAGAAGTAGTACCACCAGCACCTGATGGACGATCTCGTCGGCCAGAAATCCCAGGGCGGCAAGCGAGCCGACCAGCGCCGGTGTCAACGCGCAGTGAATGATGCAGGCCACCGAGCCGATGATCCCCAGGCGATCCCAGATGGCCGTCGGCGTCGCGTGATGCGCGTGCAGAGAGGCGGAGGCGTCGGCGTCGAGTTGTGCGCTTGCGGGGCCAGGTTTCACGGGGGTGCTCCAGACATGGTGTGTCGGCCGATCGAAGCGGCCTACGACAGGTGTGCGGCTTAGCGCAACTGATATGCATTTGTCAAACCAGCGACGTTTCTCAAACAGTGCCGGTAGAGGATCATTCCCGGATGATTGGAACTTCGGGCTGGGAGCGCATCATTCATCGGGAGTCCGCTTCGACACCCGGCAGGGACACGCGGAAGGTCGTGCCCTGGTCGGGTTGTGATTCGACGGTGAGGCTGCCTTCAAAAGACTCCACGATCTGGCGGCAGAGTGAGAGCCCCAGTCCGCTGCCCTCGCCAGGGGGTTTGGTGGTGAAGAAGGGCTCGAAGATCGATTCTTGAAGCTCAGGGGGGATGCCCGGGCCGTTGTCGGTGATTTCGATGACGACCCGCTCGTCGATCTCGAGAAGATGCACATCGATGCGGTTTTCGTGGCGTGGGCGGGGGCTCAGGGCGTGGGCGGCGTTGGTGAGCAGGTTGATAAAGACCTGGGTCAGCCGCGGCTCGTCGGCGAGTACCGGGGAGGTTTTGGCCAGGGTCTGATGGAGCGAGGCGCTGCGCTGGATGAGTTGGCGGGTCATGCGCAGGGCGACCTCCAGGGCGTCGGCCACGTCGACCTGATGGCGAGGTTGCTGCTGAAAGCCCGAGAGGAGGCGAAGATCATCGACGATGCGACGGATGCGCTCGGCGCCCTGGCGAGCGGCATCAAGGCTTTGGTGGCGCTCCTCGTCGTCTTCGGCCTCCTGGATAAGATCGAGGTTGGCGATGAGGTAGGTCAGCGGGTTGTTGATTTCATGGCCGACGCCGGCGGCCATGGTGCCGATGGTGATCATGCGGTCCATCTGTGTCATGCGCAGCTGCATCTGCTTTTGAGCGGAGAGATCCCGGGCGAAGAGTGTGAAGATCGGGGCTTCTTGCTGGCCGCTGGCTGCAAGCGAGAGCTCAACATGCACCTCCGTTCCGTCTTGATGCAGCAGGACAATCTCGAAGGGGCCACCCAGCGCATAGCTGTGGATGTTGGGTGAGGTGCGGTCGGTGACCAGGCGCTCCAGCTGGTCGGTGAAGTAGGGGCGGTGGGCCCGGGGGACGAGCAGGGTGGTGATGTTGCGTCCGATGATGTCGTCTTCCCGCCAGCCAAAGAGCAGCGTGGCCGCAGGATTCCACAGCTCGATGATACCGTCGTTGGTAAAGGCGATGATGGCTTCGGCGGCGCCTTCAAACATGGTGCGGATGCGCACCTCGCGTTCGCTGATGGTGCGCAAAAGATGGTGTTCCTGGCTGGTGGAGCGGATGTAGTCGAAGATAAGACCTCCGAAGATCACCGCCGAGGAGAGCGCGTTTAAGCCGTAGGCAGCGTTGAATGCGGCGTCGAAGAGCCAGGTGGAGCCGAAGATCAGGTAGGCCTGGGCGGCGAGCAAGGGAAGGGTGCTCAACCAGAGGGCCAACGAGAAGTGGCTTCGGTAGCGGCGATGAATGCGAGGGAAGATCACAAAGGCACTGAGCGCAAAGATCACCAGGGCTGGCAGGTCCCAGGGGCGGATGAGGATGGCTTCAGGCCGGGTGGTTTGAGGAAGGTCAAGGGTGGAGGCCAGTCCGAGCAGGGAGAGCGCCAGGGCACCAAAGAGGCCGAAGACGCCGAACATAAAGCCCGGGCGCAGCAGGGCGAGCTGGCGTTGGGGCCATAAGAGCAGCACGCCGGCGCCCAGGATGAGCAGGGCGTTGAGGTGGCGGGTGATCGTCCAGGTAAAAGGGATGTAGTTCTCCATGTCGCGCGCAGTATAGATCGCGCCGTCGACGGTAAGCGCCTGGATGACGGCGACAAAGCCCGACCAGAAGAGGGTGATGCTGATCACCGAGGTCAGCGCGGAGCGACGCACCATAAAGCGGGACAGACTTAAGGTGGCCGAGCTTATGGCGAGGATGCCCCCGAGCATCAGGAGGGTGCTGTGGGTAAAAGCTCCGCGCAGCGTGCTGGTGGAGGCGGCGGTCGAGGGGAGGTGCAGGTTTAAGTTCACTCCCAGCGCAATGGCCACCGCCGGAAGCACGCAGATCAGGGTGATCAGGGCGAAGATCGCGGCGGTTCGCCCCGAAGGTGTGGTGCGCTGCGCGATGGGTGGGTAGGGTTGAACCGTCACATCGAGCTCCCCTTTTTAGGCGAAACGCGAGGCGCACTGACGGGG comes from the Lujinxingia sediminis genome and includes:
- a CDS encoding two-component system sensor histidine kinase NtrB, with the protein product MTVQPYPPIAQRTTPSGRTAAIFALITLICVLPAVAIALGVNLNLHLPSTAASTSTLRGAFTHSTLLMLGGILAISSATLSLSRFMVRRSALTSVISITLFWSGFVAVIQALTVDGAIYTARDMENYIPFTWTITRHLNALLILGAGVLLLWPQRQLALLRPGFMFGVFGLFGALALSLLGLASTLDLPQTTRPEAILIRPWDLPALVIFALSAFVIFPRIHRRYRSHFSLALWLSTLPLLAAQAYLIFGSTWLFDAAFNAAYGLNALSSAVIFGGLIFDYIRSTSQEHHLLRTISEREVRIRTMFEGAAEAIIAFTNDGIIELWNPAATLLFGWREDDIIGRNITTLLVPRAHRPYFTDQLERLVTDRTSPNIHSYALGGPFEIVLLHQDGTEVHVELSLAASGQQEAPIFTLFARDLSAQKQMQLRMTQMDRMITIGTMAAGVGHEINNPLTYLIANLDLIQEAEDDEERHQSLDAARQGAERIRRIVDDLRLLSGFQQQPRHQVDVADALEVALRMTRQLIQRSASLHQTLAKTSPVLADEPRLTQVFINLLTNAAHALSPRPRHENRIDVHLLEIDERVVIEITDNGPGIPPELQESIFEPFFTTKPPGEGSGLGLSLCRQIVESFEGSLTVESQPDQGTTFRVSLPGVEADSR
- a CDS encoding MerC domain-containing protein — its product is MKPGPASAQLDADASASLHAHHATPTAIWDRLGIIGSVACIIHCALTPALVGSLAALGFLADEIVHQVLVVLLLGVALLAFWPGFKVHRDLRIVVGAVAGVAILMTTGFMHAFMHDVMHDLFHFEFAETGLTMLGSGILVGTHVANQRLMRAEGACCDH